From the Thermovirga lienii DSM 17291 genome, one window contains:
- a CDS encoding NADH dehydrogenase subunit E (PFAM: Respiratory-chain NADH dehydrogenase 24 Kd subunit~TIGRFAM: NADH-quinone oxidoreductase, E subunit~COGs: COG1905 NADH:ubiquinone oxidoreductase 24 kD subunit~InterPro IPR002023~KEGG: aco:Amico_1558 NADH dehydrogenase (ubiquinone) 24 kDa subunit~PFAM: NADH dehydrogenase (ubiquinone) 24 kDa subunit~SPTR: NADH dehydrogenase I, E subunit), with the protein MIVVVKAAEIAEKTKEIVAPWKGKHGGLIPILQAIQQEFGYLPEEALVTVSKELKIPKADIYGVATFYAQFHLKPRGRHVIRVCRGTACHVRGSLKIMEKIKQILGVNENDTTEDLRFTLEPVACIGACGLAPVIMIDDDTHGRLTPDKVQSILNKYE; encoded by the coding sequence GTGATAGTGGTAGTGAAGGCGGCGGAGATAGCGGAAAAGACCAAGGAGATAGTGGCGCCTTGGAAGGGCAAGCATGGTGGCCTTATTCCCATACTCCAGGCGATCCAGCAGGAGTTCGGCTATCTGCCGGAAGAAGCTTTGGTTACCGTATCAAAGGAGCTAAAGATTCCTAAGGCAGATATTTACGGTGTTGCTACCTTTTACGCGCAGTTCCATTTGAAACCCAGAGGAAGGCACGTAATAAGGGTATGCCGGGGAACGGCTTGTCACGTAAGGGGCAGCTTGAAGATAATGGAGAAAATCAAACAGATTCTTGGGGTCAATGAGAACGACACTACCGAGGATTTGCGCTTCACTTTGGAACCAGTGGCCTGTATAGGCGCCTGTGGGCTAGCTCCTGTCATCATGATCGACGATGACACTCACGGAAGGCTAACGCCCGATAAGGTGCAATCTATATTGAACAAGTACGAATAG
- a CDS encoding molybdenum cofactor guanylyltransferase (COGs: COG0746 Molybdopterin-guanine dinucleotide biosynthesis protein A~KEGG: tai:Taci_1708 formate dehydrogenase family accessory protein FdhD~SPTR: Formate dehydrogenase family accessory protein FdhD), with protein MHKGVLPASLVILAGGKGRRIGVGKLLLAVDGSFMIEKIISRLSPLFKEVIVSVGVGQTTIAERILKKPNSCRHVKFVEDDFEGRGPLEGLRCALRAQGTPWAFVMGCDMPYIKEEVVTLLWQFCKEGSDVVCARLRGFLEPLHAFYSPSCLPAVERAMAKGALSLKSFYGDARVSVVEEEKLAQLKDYEISFMGINTKEDLSRFLDLHSSTGD; from the coding sequence ATGCATAAAGGAGTACTGCCCGCCTCTTTGGTAATATTGGCCGGAGGGAAAGGCCGGAGAATAGGGGTTGGGAAGCTCCTTTTGGCAGTAGATGGTTCTTTTATGATTGAGAAGATTATCAGCAGGTTGTCCCCTTTGTTTAAGGAGGTCATTGTATCTGTGGGGGTGGGACAAACCACCATTGCTGAGAGGATACTGAAAAAGCCAAATTCTTGCAGGCATGTTAAATTTGTGGAAGACGATTTTGAAGGTCGGGGCCCCTTGGAGGGGCTCCGATGTGCTTTGCGGGCCCAGGGAACTCCTTGGGCTTTTGTAATGGGGTGTGACATGCCCTATATTAAAGAGGAAGTTGTAACTCTCCTATGGCAATTCTGCAAAGAAGGATCAGATGTGGTCTGTGCAAGGCTCCGAGGTTTTTTGGAACCCCTTCATGCCTTTTATTCGCCTTCATGTCTGCCTGCTGTGGAAAGGGCCATGGCCAAAGGAGCTCTTTCATTGAAAAGTTTTTATGGTGATGCAAGGGTTTCCGTGGTGGAGGAAGAAAAACTTGCCCAACTAAAAGACTATGAAATTTCCTTCATGGGCATAAATACTAAGGAAGATCTATCAAGATTTCTAGATTTGCATAGTTCAACCGGTGATTAG
- a CDS encoding formate/nitrite transporter (PFAM: Formate/nitrite transporter~TIGRFAM: formate/nitrite transporter~COGs: COG2116 Formate/nitrite family of transporter~InterPro IPR000292~KEGG: tai:Taci_0151 formate/nitrite transporter~PFAM: formate/nitrite transporter~SPTR: Formate/nitrite transporter), producing the protein MSFKTPSELAQGACSVAVSKSRWSVVQMLILGIFAGAYIGFAGFLYTVVTHDLVGFAGVGFTKFLGGAVFSVGLMLVVIAGGELFTGNCMMPMGILSGCVTTGQVLRNWLWVYLANFLGSVLVAFLVFHSGLAAGPVGAHALKIAAGKMSLTFKEALVRGILCNWLVVLAVWMSMAATDVVGKIFAIFFPIMAFVASGFEHSIANMYFMFLGMLLKGSEKVAGLANIPEGKLAYVGWEGFFHNLIPVTIGNVIGGVFFVAILYFVVFKDKLKEN; encoded by the coding sequence ATGAGCTTCAAGACGCCTTCAGAGCTTGCTCAAGGGGCTTGCAGCGTCGCCGTATCTAAAAGCAGGTGGTCTGTGGTCCAAATGCTTATACTTGGGATCTTTGCCGGAGCGTACATTGGGTTTGCCGGTTTTTTGTATACGGTAGTAACCCATGATTTGGTTGGCTTTGCAGGTGTTGGGTTTACCAAATTTTTGGGTGGAGCCGTGTTCTCTGTCGGCCTTATGCTGGTGGTTATAGCAGGTGGTGAGCTTTTTACTGGTAACTGCATGATGCCCATGGGAATCTTGTCTGGGTGTGTTACTACAGGCCAGGTGCTTCGAAACTGGCTTTGGGTATATTTGGCCAACTTTTTGGGCTCCGTTTTGGTCGCTTTTTTGGTTTTTCATAGCGGCCTTGCTGCAGGGCCGGTAGGAGCCCATGCTCTGAAAATAGCTGCAGGCAAGATGAGCCTCACCTTCAAGGAAGCCCTAGTAAGGGGGATCCTATGCAACTGGCTTGTGGTTCTTGCGGTTTGGATGAGCATGGCTGCGACGGACGTAGTGGGCAAGATATTTGCCATATTTTTCCCCATAATGGCCTTCGTGGCTTCGGGCTTTGAGCACAGTATCGCAAATATGTACTTCATGTTCTTGGGCATGTTGCTCAAAGGTAGCGAAAAAGTGGCAGGTTTGGCCAATATTCCTGAGGGGAAACTAGCCTACGTGGGATGGGAAGGCTTTTTCCACAATCTGATCCCTGTAACCATTGGCAATGTGATTGGAGGAGTCTTTTTCGTCGCAATCCTGTATTTTGTAGTATTCAAAGACAAGCTAAAGGAAAACTAA
- a CDS encoding PHP domain protein (PFAM: PHP domain~InterPro IPR004013: IPR003141~KEGG: aco:Amico_0676 PHP domain protein~PFAM: PHP domain protein~SMART: phosphoesterase PHP domain protein~SPTR: Putative PHP domain protein) encodes MDLHVHTVLSPCAELDMGAPDIVDRCIKEGINIIAITDHNAAKNSLAVKKAASGTGVEVIFGLEVQSVEDVHVLCYFEEWKETAEFEAWVWDHLPPVDNIPEKFGMQLIIDERNRIKGQESKFLLQGITKTADEIIHKAKTLGGVCVLAHIDREAFSYMSVLGFLPDDLEVDAVEVSKYLTKAEALDWKRKVKGRPVIRSSDAHRLSDLKKEHATPVLLESPTLEEIVMAFRGASGRKVLWPYF; translated from the coding sequence ATGGACCTTCATGTACATACGGTCCTTTCTCCTTGTGCGGAGCTTGATATGGGAGCACCGGACATAGTTGACAGGTGCATAAAGGAAGGAATTAACATCATAGCTATAACGGACCATAATGCCGCAAAGAACTCCCTAGCGGTGAAGAAGGCCGCATCTGGAACGGGCGTTGAGGTGATATTTGGCCTTGAGGTGCAATCTGTCGAGGACGTCCATGTGCTCTGTTACTTTGAAGAATGGAAAGAAACAGCAGAGTTTGAAGCTTGGGTATGGGATCATTTGCCACCCGTTGACAATATACCAGAAAAGTTTGGAATGCAGCTGATTATAGACGAAAGAAACAGGATAAAAGGTCAGGAGTCCAAGTTTCTTCTTCAGGGGATTACAAAAACCGCGGATGAAATAATCCACAAAGCCAAAACCCTTGGGGGAGTGTGCGTCTTGGCCCATATCGACAGAGAGGCCTTTTCATACATGTCCGTTTTGGGCTTCTTGCCGGACGACCTGGAAGTAGATGCAGTAGAGGTATCCAAATATTTGACCAAAGCAGAAGCTTTAGATTGGAAGAGAAAAGTAAAAGGCCGACCGGTGATCAGATCTTCAGATGCCCACAGGCTTTCTGATCTGAAAAAGGAACATGCTACCCCAGTTTTACTTGAATCGCCCACCCTTGAGGAAATAGTCATGGCGTTTAGAGGTGCAAGTGGCAGAAAAGTCCTATGGCCGTACTTTTGA
- a CDS encoding HPr kinase (PFAM: DRTGG domain~KEGG: tai:Taci_0693 HPr kinase~SPTR: Putative uncharacterized protein), with product MKISEICKNLGLKVHVELQEDKEVKGAAVGDLLSFVMGSAPSGCLWVTIQNHLNVAAVAVLKEIPLVILASGKEPTPELLEKCKSENIALASTDMDSFTICGKLYAMGIRNE from the coding sequence ATGAAGATAAGCGAGATATGTAAAAACCTAGGTCTTAAGGTTCACGTTGAGCTCCAAGAGGACAAGGAGGTAAAAGGTGCAGCCGTTGGTGATCTTTTGAGTTTCGTTATGGGTAGCGCGCCGTCCGGTTGCTTATGGGTTACTATTCAGAACCATCTCAACGTCGCCGCAGTAGCGGTACTCAAGGAAATTCCTCTTGTTATACTGGCTTCCGGCAAAGAACCTACGCCCGAGCTTTTGGAAAAATGCAAAAGCGAGAATATAGCACTGGCCTCTACGGACATGGACTCCTTCACTATATGCGGAAAGCTGTATGCCATGGGAATAAGAAACGAATAA
- a CDS encoding Fe-S cluster domain protein (PFAM: Iron only hydrogenase large subunit, C-terminal domain; Putative Fe-S cluster~COGs: COG4624 Iron only hydrogenase large subunit C-terminal domain~InterPro IPR017896: IPR007202: IPR017900~KEGG: tai:Taci_0692 Fe-S cluster domain protein~PFAM: Fe-S cluster domain protein~SPTR: Ferredoxin 2), with amino-acid sequence MSHGIRISKEACKGCVNCIKTCPTEAMRVINGKVRIMEERCIGCGECLRSCRHRALSLKEGDWDFLANKRSLAVVADPALCFQFPWGPYPDVLAQVLRNMGFDPIFNECALAYDLTALAEARHLDNNSEKTGPVISTYCPAVVRLIQIKFQELIPHLSPVENPLEVSIDLWRARHMKHNVPAALVAPCPARIAMVEDPVGRDTSSADYVISVTRMAREILVGSRNVAHMSNSPDGLASRWVTWASLGGESACIEKFAQKPVRSLTVSGMRNVIDLLQELELGRLKGVDFVEARACNFGCIGGIANVESRFIAFQKLKMLNPPEPAKEEIELLEELYEADIWRLQEIIAPVEQTPLGKGLAKAMEKLEELHSVYAELPHLDCGTCGRPTCRVMAEDIVKGEGSLEDCVFRVRERIAELSEEINVLSRKLVHTMTPEEKNEDKRDM; translated from the coding sequence ATGTCCCATGGGATAAGAATAAGCAAAGAAGCCTGTAAGGGGTGTGTGAACTGCATAAAGACCTGCCCAACCGAGGCGATGAGGGTTATAAATGGCAAGGTGCGCATAATGGAGGAGCGATGTATAGGATGCGGGGAGTGTCTTAGGAGTTGTAGACATAGGGCTCTCTCCTTGAAAGAAGGAGATTGGGATTTTCTGGCCAATAAACGATCTCTGGCTGTAGTGGCTGATCCTGCACTATGTTTTCAGTTCCCGTGGGGACCTTATCCCGATGTTTTAGCCCAGGTGCTGAGAAATATGGGCTTCGACCCCATATTCAACGAATGTGCCTTGGCTTACGACCTTACGGCTTTGGCGGAGGCAAGGCATCTAGATAACAATTCGGAGAAGACGGGTCCTGTGATATCCACTTACTGCCCCGCTGTAGTTAGGCTGATTCAGATAAAGTTTCAAGAGCTTATACCCCACCTTTCTCCTGTGGAAAACCCCTTGGAAGTTAGTATTGACCTTTGGAGGGCAAGACACATGAAGCACAATGTGCCTGCTGCACTTGTGGCTCCTTGTCCTGCCCGCATAGCCATGGTGGAGGACCCGGTGGGTAGGGATACCAGTTCCGCTGATTATGTGATTTCCGTTACCCGTATGGCAAGGGAGATATTGGTTGGAAGCCGAAACGTGGCCCATATGAGTAACTCACCGGATGGGCTTGCCTCTCGTTGGGTCACTTGGGCGTCCCTAGGAGGAGAATCGGCTTGTATCGAAAAGTTTGCCCAAAAGCCAGTTCGCTCCCTTACTGTATCAGGAATGCGGAACGTAATAGACTTGCTTCAAGAGCTTGAATTGGGAAGGTTGAAGGGTGTCGATTTCGTTGAGGCCAGGGCGTGCAATTTCGGCTGTATAGGTGGAATTGCTAACGTGGAGTCTCGTTTCATAGCTTTTCAGAAGCTCAAAATGTTGAACCCTCCAGAACCAGCAAAGGAAGAAATAGAGCTTCTTGAAGAGCTCTACGAGGCCGATATATGGAGGCTCCAGGAGATCATAGCGCCAGTGGAGCAGACTCCTTTAGGCAAGGGGTTGGCCAAGGCCATGGAGAAGCTGGAAGAGCTCCACTCTGTTTATGCTGAGCTTCCCCATCTGGATTGTGGAACCTGTGGAAGACCCACCTGCAGGGTCATGGCCGAAGATATAGTCAAAGGGGAAGGTTCGTTGGAGGATTGTGTTTTCCGAGTAAGAGAAAGGATCGCGGAACTTTCTGAAGAGATAAATGTTTTGTCTAGAAAGCTTGTTCATACCATGACTCCGGAGGAGAAAAATGAAGATAAGCGAGATATGTAA
- a CDS encoding putative anti-sigma regulatory factor, serine/threonine protein kinase (PFAM: Histidine kinase-, DNA gyrase B-, and HSP90-like ATPase~COGs: COG2172 Anti-sigma regulatory factor (Ser/Thr protein kinase)~InterPro IPR003594~KEGG: tai:Taci_0691 putative anti-sigma regulatory factor, serine/threonine protein kinase~PFAM: ATP-binding region ATPase domain protein~SPTR: Anti-sigma regulatory factor): MSTGEPLIVQREVKPLDFLAAGETASEFKELLKSLGIPTDICRRASIVTYEAEMNTVIHGGGGIMSLRLEDDAIIIVAEDQGPGIEDLEMAMQEGYSTAPDFVREMGFGAGMGLPNIKKYSDKLEIDTEVGRGTTLKAYIFLEGKQEE; this comes from the coding sequence ATGAGCACAGGAGAACCACTTATAGTCCAAAGGGAGGTTAAACCCTTGGACTTTTTAGCGGCAGGGGAGACCGCTTCGGAGTTCAAGGAACTCTTGAAATCTCTGGGCATTCCTACGGACATATGCAGAAGGGCTTCCATAGTCACCTATGAGGCGGAGATGAACACCGTAATTCACGGTGGCGGAGGAATAATGAGCTTGAGACTTGAGGACGATGCTATCATAATAGTTGCAGAGGACCAGGGGCCAGGGATAGAGGACCTTGAGATGGCCATGCAAGAAGGTTATTCGACGGCTCCGGATTTCGTTAGAGAGATGGGATTCGGTGCAGGTATGGGGCTCCCCAACATAAAGAAGTACTCTGACAAACTGGAGATAGATACGGAAGTAGGAAGGGGAACGACGCTTAAGGCCTATATTTTTCTCGAAGGCAAACAGGAGGAATAA
- a CDS encoding DRTGG domain protein (PFAM: DRTGG domain~InterPro IPR010766~KEGG: aco:Amico_0672 DRTGG domain protein~PFAM: DRTGG domain protein~SPTR: Putative uncharacterized protein) yields the protein MVLNEILKILEAEKVGRCEDLSANIECAFASDLMSDVLALASPGSLLITGLTNIQIVRTASMLDMPGVVFVRGKKPAKETIELADKIGLPIILTDKTMFETCGMLYSAGIRPCKCPKRGER from the coding sequence ATGGTTTTGAATGAAATACTAAAGATTTTGGAAGCGGAGAAAGTTGGTAGATGTGAGGATCTTTCCGCTAATATAGAATGTGCCTTTGCGTCTGACCTGATGAGCGACGTGTTAGCCCTTGCTAGCCCAGGTTCCCTTTTGATTACCGGTCTTACCAACATACAAATAGTCAGGACCGCCAGCATGCTGGATATGCCTGGGGTGGTTTTTGTACGGGGCAAAAAACCGGCTAAAGAGACTATAGAGCTAGCGGACAAGATAGGCCTTCCCATCATACTGACGGACAAGACCATGTTCGAAACCTGTGGAATGTTGTATTCTGCGGGTATAAGACCTTGTAAATGTCCAAAGAGGGGCGAAAGATGA
- a CDS encoding heat shock protein Hsp20 (PFAM: Hsp20/alpha crystallin family~COGs: COG0071 Molecular chaperone (small heat shock protein)~InterPro IPR002068~KEGG: tai:Taci_1740 heat shock protein HSP20~PFAM: heat shock protein Hsp20~SPTR: Heat shock protein Hsp20): protein MTGRYMMPWNGTRSIFDEMDEFFRGFSEALRPMTSRYAPVEMYEEGSELVLKVDAPGFEPSDVEIKTFADRVVVQSKVEQKEEKEEGRTYYIKRRSQAMNYSINLPYEVDPSKAKASFKNGVITIRLPKSEAVEGRVIPIEKE, encoded by the coding sequence ATGACTGGAAGGTACATGATGCCCTGGAATGGAACGAGAAGCATTTTTGATGAAATGGATGAATTCTTCCGTGGTTTCTCTGAGGCGCTGAGGCCTATGACGAGCAGATATGCTCCTGTTGAGATGTACGAGGAAGGTAGCGAGCTAGTACTCAAAGTCGACGCTCCGGGCTTTGAGCCTTCAGATGTGGAGATAAAGACCTTTGCCGACAGGGTTGTGGTCCAGTCCAAGGTTGAGCAGAAAGAGGAGAAGGAAGAAGGGAGAACTTACTACATCAAGCGAAGGTCTCAAGCGATGAACTACAGCATCAACTTGCCTTACGAAGTGGATCCGTCCAAAGCTAAGGCTTCCTTCAAGAATGGAGTCATAACTATAAGGCTTCCAAAGAGCGAGGCCGTGGAAGGCAGGGTAATACCCATCGAGAAAGAATAA
- a CDS encoding Cupin 2 conserved barrel domain protein (PFAM: Cupin domain~InterPro IPR013096~KEGG: hmo:HM1_2283 hypothetical protein~PFAM: Cupin 2 conserved barrel domain protein~SPTR: Mannose-6-phosphate isomerase): MECKEKAFAGSIDSLESVPADGVCGVDKKIVFGPKRFWNDYVMRYFTLDEAMQTPLHAHEWPHYVVILSGKVEFVLKDQSYILEGLSWAYVPPGETHCFKNIGDDTLSFLCTVPLEGDPEA, translated from the coding sequence ATGGAGTGCAAAGAAAAGGCCTTTGCTGGTTCCATCGATTCTTTGGAAAGCGTACCTGCGGACGGCGTTTGTGGCGTGGACAAGAAGATCGTCTTTGGCCCCAAGAGATTTTGGAACGATTACGTAATGAGGTACTTCACCTTGGATGAGGCCATGCAGACACCGCTGCACGCCCACGAGTGGCCCCACTACGTGGTGATCCTGTCAGGAAAGGTGGAATTCGTGCTGAAAGATCAGTCATACATCCTGGAGGGATTATCCTGGGCATATGTACCTCCGGGAGAAACCCACTGTTTCAAAAACATAGGAGACGACACGCTGAGCTTTCTCTGCACAGTCCCATTGGAGGGTGACCCTGAAGCCTAA
- a CDS encoding polysaccharide deacetylase (PFAM: Polysaccharide deacetylase~COGs: COG0726 xylanase/chitin deacetylase~InterPro IPR002509: IPR010916~KEGG: tte:TTE0866 xylanase/chitin deacetylase~PFAM: polysaccharide deacetylase~SPTR: Predicted xylanase/chitin deacetylase), with the protein MSPPLCLCKKLITLVIVMALLIAEPSCPALALNPISHGPNLAKTVALTFDDGPHPWHTPQLLDMLETFQVRATFFVVGIKCAENPLLLKEIAERGHTIANHSWSHPNLVELEDEKIEEQIRLCNQAIEGITGRSCHFFRPPGGNWDSRTLKIAEKMGLRTVLWTINSYDTGDKSLTAVEEAQMVTRKTTPGAIILLHDGGNFTLEALPHIITTLTRKGYSFVTLEEMFQDPPKPINLNF; encoded by the coding sequence ATGAGCCCGCCCCTTTGCTTATGTAAGAAGCTTATTACCTTAGTGATTGTAATGGCTCTGCTAATAGCAGAGCCATCGTGTCCTGCTTTGGCTCTTAACCCCATATCCCACGGACCCAATCTGGCAAAAACTGTAGCGCTGACGTTCGATGACGGACCTCACCCCTGGCACACCCCCCAACTACTTGACATGTTGGAAACCTTTCAAGTAAGGGCCACTTTCTTCGTCGTTGGGATAAAATGTGCGGAAAATCCCCTTCTCCTCAAAGAGATTGCAGAAAGAGGCCACACCATCGCCAACCACTCATGGAGCCACCCAAACCTTGTGGAACTCGAGGACGAAAAGATCGAAGAACAGATACGGCTCTGCAATCAAGCCATAGAAGGAATAACCGGTAGAAGTTGCCATTTTTTCCGCCCCCCTGGTGGCAATTGGGACAGCCGCACTCTCAAAATAGCAGAAAAGATGGGATTAAGGACCGTTCTTTGGACCATAAACAGCTATGACACCGGAGACAAAAGCCTAACCGCTGTGGAGGAGGCCCAAATGGTGACACGAAAAACGACACCTGGTGCGATAATCCTCCTGCACGACGGTGGGAACTTCACTTTAGAGGCCTTACCCCACATAATAACCACACTAACAAGGAAGGGGTACTCTTTCGTTACCTTGGAAGAAATGTTTCAGGATCCACCAAAGCCCATAAACCTTAACTTTTAA
- a CDS encoding Patatin (PFAM: Patatin-like phospholipase~COGs: COG1752 esterase of the alpha-beta hydrolase superfamily~InterPro IPR002641~KEGG: pca:Pcar_0066 alpha-beta hydrolase family esterase~PFAM: Patatin~SPTR: Predicted esterase of the alpha-beta hydrolase superfamily), translated as MPLVGLALGGGGARGLVHLGVIKVLEEEGIPIDLICGTSMGAIIGAIYAQRGNISETIQVVKDYLASERHKDLELPLISEEEQEDSTPLSRLARTLAKRVYAISLGAKRSFFKSHVLEEAINFLIKEGRIEDTQIPFAAVATDLNSGKTLIFSKGDIRQGVKRSSLVPGFLPPEKEKDLLITDGGVTQLIPVESTQKLGAEMVIAVSANPSKLPPLKDPAMMDIIERCQLIMGLEVSRLQAEKADVLINPPLPYVPWSNFSECDRFIRAGIDSAKEQLPQIKKVLKLKRSWFFRLVSRFN; from the coding sequence ATGCCCCTAGTAGGCTTGGCACTTGGCGGAGGAGGAGCAAGAGGATTAGTCCACCTCGGAGTCATAAAGGTATTGGAGGAAGAAGGCATTCCAATCGATCTGATCTGCGGCACCTCTATGGGAGCCATAATAGGCGCCATCTACGCGCAGCGAGGTAACATATCTGAGACAATACAGGTGGTAAAAGACTACCTTGCCTCTGAAAGGCACAAGGACCTTGAGCTACCCTTAATAAGCGAAGAAGAGCAGGAAGACTCCACTCCTCTAAGCAGGCTGGCAAGGACGCTAGCAAAGCGAGTATATGCCATATCTTTGGGTGCCAAGAGGTCTTTCTTCAAATCCCACGTCCTGGAGGAAGCCATCAACTTCTTGATCAAAGAGGGTAGGATAGAAGATACCCAGATTCCTTTCGCCGCGGTAGCAACGGACTTAAATTCCGGCAAAACCTTGATATTCTCCAAAGGAGATATCCGGCAAGGGGTAAAACGGAGCTCTCTGGTGCCAGGATTTTTGCCTCCGGAAAAAGAAAAAGACCTGTTAATAACCGACGGTGGGGTCACTCAACTAATACCTGTCGAAAGCACCCAAAAACTAGGTGCCGAAATGGTAATAGCGGTCTCAGCCAACCCATCAAAACTTCCCCCGCTGAAGGACCCAGCCATGATGGACATCATAGAACGATGCCAGCTGATAATGGGCCTTGAGGTTTCCAGGCTCCAAGCAGAGAAGGCTGACGTGCTGATAAATCCTCCCCTTCCCTACGTCCCGTGGTCAAATTTCTCGGAGTGTGACAGATTCATAAGGGCAGGAATAGACTCGGCAAAAGAGCAACTGCCACAGATAAAGAAGGTCCTGAAACTTAAAAGAAGTTGGTTTTTCCGCCTGGTCTCCCGTTTCAACTAA